CGCAAGAGGAGTGCATTCGATTCTCAGGCATGCCCTCGTTTCGTACTCAAAAACATCGTGTTTCAGAACGAGACCGAGTTAATTCGAAAAGCGCGAGAAAGGGTGTCGGCTTGATGACGAGCCTTAGTAGGCCCTCTTCCGCGAATAACTTGACCGGTTCGCGGGAGACGAAGCGGACTCAACGAAACTACGTAAGATCTTTGGAAATTATCACTATGCCCTCCCCCGATTGACATCAATATATGGTTATAGCATTATGTATATACTATGCATCGAACAACCCTTATGCTTCCCGACGTTTTGAAAAGGAAGGCGACCCTTCAGGCGCGCGAGTTAGGAATTTCTTTCGGAGAATTCGTCCGGAAGGCGATCGAATCGATGTTGCATTCTAGAAAGACCACGCGCGGTTCGGACCCACTCTTTTCCAATTTCCGTCCCTATGAAGGAAATGCTCCTTCCGATTCAAGCGTGGATCACGACAAGTATCTCTATGACGAAGAACCATGATCTTCATTGATACCGGGGCCTTTCTTGCACGCCACCTGAAATCCGACCAGTATCACGAGCGAGCCATCAAGAGTTGGGAAAAATTGCGCGAACGATTCCCACGCGCCTACACATCCAATTTTGTTGTATCCGAAACCCTGACCTTCCTTGGCCGTCGAACCGATTATCAATACGCCTCTGAGGTAGGACATAACATCTATGCTTCTTCGTTTCTGACCATACTCCGCCCTGACCATGCCGACGAAACGGAAGCTCTGAAATGGATGTCAAAATATGCCGATCTGAACGTGAGTTTCACCGATTGTGTGTCATTTTCCCTGATGAAGCGCTCGAGGATTACTCAAGTTTTTGGGTACGACCAGCGGCACTTCGAATCCGCTGGATTTTTGATCTG
The Bdellovibrionota bacterium DNA segment above includes these coding regions:
- a CDS encoding PIN domain-containing protein, giving the protein MIFIDTGAFLARHLKSDQYHERAIKSWEKLRERFPRAYTSNFVVSETLTFLGRRTDYQYASEVGHNIYASSFLTILRPDHADETEALKWMSKYADLNVSFTDCVSFSLMKRSRITQVFGYDQRHFESAGFLIWE